The window CTAACAGTTTCTGCTGCACTTGAAGTATCTTTATGAGTCGTAGTGGTAGATGTTTTGCTTATAGAATCTCCAATATTCGATATGTTTTGCATTTGTGTAGCTAACTCAGCTTGCATTTTAGCTTGTTCTGCTTTAATCTCACCTAATGCCGCATCTGCACTAGCCTTTTTTTGTGCTGATACATAAGATTCATATTTATTCCTTAATCGCTCAGGTACTTCTACATAACCGGCACTATCATTGGCAAAAACAACTTTACCATCTCTATTTTTAGCAAGATGATATTTCTTTCCCTTATCCATCAAGGTTACTTCATTGGCGTGTTGAAATTCTGCTTCTGCTTTATTGGCTTGTCCCATAGAATATAGTGCAAATCCTACGGCTGCCGCTACACCTAACCATCCACCAGCAAGAGCCCACACTGCTCGTGTTAATGTTGTAACAGCCCCCATAGCTCTGCCTGCTGCACTAACTGCTACCGCTCCTGCCGTTGTGGCTCTTACACCGACACCTTCATAGCTTGCTGCTAACACTGCATTCTTTTCAATATTTGCTGTTGCCGCTGCTGTTGCTGTTGCACTAGCTTCTACGGCTTTTGTGCCTGCAACTGTTGCAGCTACACCTACTTTACCTTGACTAGCTACTACAGCCATATCACTTTCTACTTTGCGAACATTAGCCGCTACATGTAGATTTGCTGATTCTTCTGCTGCTACCCCTGTAGATAATATGGATCTATTAACTGCAATTGAACTTTCTGCCGCTTCTGCCCGTACGCTTTGAAAGCCAAGAGTCATAGCCGCTCGAATTTGCTCTGCTGATTGCGTTGCCTTGATACTAATCTTGCTAAATTCCTGCGCTAAAAATGCACTCGTTTCTTCTGCAGATAACTTTTGTTGATTAGCTGTTTTAATCGCTTCTCTTCGCATTTGTGCATATACACGTTCATTATCTCTAAGTGCTTTATTAATCTGTGCTTCTTGCGCTCTTGTTAATTCAGCTGTATCTAATCCCATTGGGCTTTGCGAATTTTTCACAGTTGATACTACTGCATTAACTGCTGCCGCTGCTTTTTTAGCAATCTTAATGCTTTCATACAATGCTACAATCTGAACTAATGTTTTAGCCGTACTTGCAATCTCATTTTTATTTTTATTAATCCATACCGCCGATTCTTGCAAATACGGTAGTAATTGTGGTAATAATTCCATTACTAATGGTGTAATGGCTGCGCCACTCGCTAGTTTAAGTTGTCCAAACTGCAATTCCATCTCTTTCAATTGAAGAGATGCTTTATGCATTTCTTCTGGATTTAGACCAATTCCTTTGACTTTACTAGCAACTTCCGCCGCTTCATTGTAATTCTGCAATACAGAAATTAAAGCAAGTCCACGAACACCAAGGGTATTCATCACATATTCCTGCCCATATCCCGCATCAGCAGCCGCTTTATATCCTTTTGCTAACTCCGCCAATTGTTGATTCATTGGCAACATCTTACCATTTGTATCAGTTAATGAAACGCCAAATAGTTTTAGTGTTTCTTGCGCTTTCTTACCTTCATTACTATTTCCGGATAACGCTTTATCCAATCGCATAATTGTTTTAGCTGCTGTATCCGCATCAGAACCTGTAATCTTTAAAATTCGGTTCATTTCAGATGCTTCTTTAGTTGTGATCTGGTACCGTTGAGATAATTGGTAAACTGCTTCTCCAGCTTTCACAGAGCCTTCAATCATGGATGTTAGTCCAAATCCTCCGGCCATAATTCCTGCTATAGCTGTAAACTTACTAACCAAACTACCTACACGACCTGTTACACTATCTACACTTGTAGAGAACTCATTAATTGGGTTTACATTAAATGCTTTCCCTACCTGCGTTTCTACCTTCTGTAGTTCTTGTTTAAACTGATTACTGTCCGCACCTATCCTAACCTCTAAATCTGCTATGGTTGTTCCCATCATTCCACCTCCTTTCTTTAAAAATTAAATGTACGTAATAGCTCCTCTTTTTCGCTTTCCTTATCCTTTACCATATCTTGATGCAATGGATTGAAGATATCATCTACTGTTATTTTGCTTTCTCTACCTAAGTTTGGAGCAAGCATCCAGTATGTGAAATATGCTTGCTTATAGTCCTCTTCTTTTTTACGGGCATAATGGCCATCAAGTAACAAATAGAACTCTTTCATAGTTAGATTTTCAAGAGCATCAGGCAATAGATGCAATGGTCCATATGCTATTGGCTCTACGGTTCTAATCCATTCTTCAATGGAGGCTACTTCTTTTTCTGTTCCTCCACCTGTGCTTCCACTTCTTCTGGTAGCTTTGGGATAAAAAAACCAGTATTATATAATGCCATCATTAGGAACCCTGCCAACGTATCCAATGTGCCTTCACCTTCACAATATTTATCAATGAGATCATATGCTTTATCTTCCGACAAGCCGCCAACTACCGCATATTGCAAGTTCGCCATAATGAAATCAATGCCTACTCGTGCCTGTGCATTGCCATCAAATCTTGTTAGGATTGAAATCAAAGAGCATCCTAATGTTCGTTCAATCTGACGCATAATACCAAGTGTATACAATAATTCATATTTTTCCCCATTGACGGTCAATGTAGTCTGTTCTTTCATTTTTATCTCCTTATATAAAATAGGGCGGGTTTTATCCCGCCCTTTATATTACAAAATTATGCTGTTACATTTACTGTGATAGAAATTGTCTTTGCTGCAAATTTTGCTTCAAGTACATGATTACCTACTGTCATATTTTTAAGGTATTCTTTTTTCAAGGTTAAGGTACCTTCTGCAAATTCGTAGTCCTTTCCGAATACCAATACAGTACCAGTATCATCAGTTACAGTACGAATTGTAATGTCTGTTGGTGTCACCGCTACAGTTTTATCTGCTGCAGCTGCTTTAGAGAATGCAGCTGTAGGAGATGTAATTTTAACTTCACCAATCGCAATCAAATCGCTAATTGCGCCATACCCTGTTAAGGATACCTTTAATGTTTGAATTGCATCAGAAGAGTTATTATCTTCAAAAGATGTTGTATTCGCCCAACCTTGTTTGTAAGAACCGTCCGGATATTCTACACGTACATACACGGCTTTACCTTCACGGAATGAATAGCGCAAGATATCCACTGCATTGTCATTTAACACGTATAGACCATCATATTCGATGCTCCAGGACTTCATACCAGGGATGCCTTTTTTCCAACCGCCACTAGATTTATCAGAACCATCCAAGGAGTCTGCTTGTTCTTTAAGTGGTGAGTTCTTTTGACCACCAACCAATAACCATGTTAATGGTGTTTGTTTAGATGCAATATACAATAACGTATCTTTACCAGCTACCGCCTTTGTATCACTAGGTGCCACTGGTAGTGCAGTAATTTGCTCTTGTGTTAATGCCATATTAATTACCTCCTAATCAATTTCTTCAATTGTGTACTCAATCATCATGATTCCGTGATAAGCACTAGTCTTATCTTCGTATCGTTCCCCTATTGCCTGATATAAAGATATATGAGCATCACCAACCTGTTTAAACCCTTCAAGTGGTAATTGGTAATGTCTAACTAATGTAGCTACATCATTCAGAATTTCATTAACCTCTTTCTTACCAGGTTGATTACTCCATATATCTATTTGCTGGCTAATTCTATGTACCGTATGTGTTTTATTATCCTCTACAGGTACACCATGAAATTCACCCAACCAAATATACGGCATTTCTTCATCCCCTGCAGGGATACGATCATATACAGGAGCCGTCTGCCCTTCTGACAGCAATTTATAAAATGCTTTTTGTACAGCATTAAATGGAATAGTTTTTATTTTCATTTCTTTATTGCCACCTTAATTGCACCTTCAATCGTTGGACGAACCTTATCCATAGCCGGTTTCATAAATGGCTTTGCAGATATTGCAGGAATTGTAGCATTAGTCATAAACCAGCCGGCTGCTCCTGGTGCTAATGCTTTTTTCTTTTTGGGCATTACTACATGCCCCTTTGTGCCAAATTCAATTAAATGTGCTACCGGTGAATTTGTGAATACCCGTCCATAGATACCTTGACTATGTGTTTTAATCTCTTCCCTTATTGTCCCTTTAAATTTACCAGTTCTATAAGGTGCCAATTGAATTGCTACAGTTAATACTTCATGCGTTTTATTCCTTGTTACTTCTTTAATTCGTTCTTGTGTTTCAGAATTATAATTATGAATATCTCGCATTGCCTTATAAGTAGCATTAGATATATCAGCTTTTACAAATGCCATAGTTACCTACCGTTTCTTGATTGCCTGACATGTCAATATATAAGAATCCGTATTATACTCTATGTCTAATATTTCATAATTTGTATTACGGTACCTAATAATACAATCAGTATCAATTGCTTTTAACGGTCGTATCTGTATACCTTGTGTAATTGCTGTAGTAGGACCTTTCCCACTATCACCATCCCAAAATCTTGGTTTTAAAATAGCGGCCCATACCGTGGCAATTCTACGTGGTTTTTCTTTTTTAAACCCACCTTGTCCATCCGGCTCTATGGTCTGCCGTAATATTTCTATACGGTTCTTCATAGATCCAATCCGTAACATGATTATTTACCTTTTCCGGACTTGGAACCTTTATCCCCATCTTCGTCTGGTGGGTTTTCATCACCATCATTATCCTCATTTGGTGGATTTGGATTTCCTTCTGGTGGATTTTCTTCACCACCAGTTTTAGCATTCGGTGGAGTAATTCCCGCATCATCAATAACTTCAATTAGACCTGTTTCTACATATGGTTGCGCTTTTTCATTTTCTACTTCTACTACGTCATCAATTTGAAGCCATTGGCTATCAATGATTGTTGGATGTAATACTCTTACTTTCATTTGTTACCCCTCTTTCTTATGTTCAATTTGCAGTAATAATGAAGTAATAGTAAACGGTAGTTCACCACCACCGCCTACTACATTTCGGTTATCATACCAATGCCCACATAACATCTTAACGACTAAAAGCATTTGACTATTTTTTTCGTCAAATGCTTTCCCTGTGCCGTTCTCTATATATGTTTTTGCTGCTTCAATATAATTTTCAATTACTGTATTTTCATCATTACTGTCTACCCGTAAATATTCTTTTACATCATCCAGTAACTTTTGCATAATAATTACCTTATGCCAATTTCAATTGACCAAATACAGCTGCTTCATTATCTACAATTTTTGTATCAAAACGAAGTGTACCACGGATATTGTAACCATCTGTTACAAATGCATTACCACCAATATTTGTACCTAACAAGGTAATCGCTTCACGGTCAAACAATGTAATTGTCTCTGTTAAATCCCCAATAATAACTGGTGCATTTTTGCCGCTACCGCTAGTATCTGTAGGTAATACCTTATTACTTACCACTTTAACCACTTTACCACTTAACATCTTTTCAGTTGGATTTAATGGGTTCGGTTGCAATAAATAATGACCTTGTGTATCTTTCAATTTATCAAGGTAATTATACCCATCTTGGTTAGTTAAAAGAATAGAAGTCAATGCAATTGCTGGATCTAAGTCAACATTTAAAACGTCTTTTAATCCATCAATACCTGTAATTGGTTTTTTCGTAAGCGTATTAATTAATTTAGCGATTTCTGTATTACGTGTAATCGTATCCTTTTTAGCCAACCAACGATACAAATAATTCAATAAGTTTTGGTCTGTATCTGCTAATAGCTCACTAGAAATTGGCAAAATGCCTGCATATTTTTGAACTTTGTATTCAATGCGATTGAATTCTGGAGTTTCCAAATTTGCAATGTTTGCTAGTTCAGCTACATTTGGGAATGCTGTCATGGTGGAAAGCTTTTCATAAGTTCGCTCACCACTCATAGTGGCAACCTTTTCAATTCGTACTAATTCATCCAATGGATTTAATGTTCGTTTCAATTCATTAATAGTTGTTTGTACATCTTTAGGAACAATAAACCCACCATCTTTACCAGTTCCTTCATTCAATGTGCTAGCACGCACCAATACTTCATTTTCTTCTTTAGACAATTGATTGCCACGCAAAGCACGAGCCATGATTTGATTTACATCAATATCATTATCATGATTTTGATGTTGACGTGCTTCTGGTGGTACAGTATCTACACTGTTTTCACCCAGTGTAGTTTCTATTTGTAATTCACGTTTTAAGCGGCGCAATTCTTCTGTTGCTTGCTCCGCATCATCCAGTTTACCTTCATTCATTAGGCCACGGATTTCTTCATTTTTTGCTGCCATCTTTTGGCGTAATTCACGTTCTTTTTCGTTCATGATTTATCCCTCCAATAATTCTAATTCAATTGCTAATTTGCGTTTTCGAACTTCATCTAGTTCATTTTGTTGAGTCCTTTTGAACTCTTCCAAATCACGTTTTGCCGTATCTGCTTCTGTATCTGGATATGCCGGTGTCGTAACAATCGAAACATCCCATAAGCGTTTGATCGCCGTAATTGTTCGAATGTATACCTTATCATCTTCATCCCATATCCATTCAGAACCACTTGGAGCCAATGAAAATGCAAATGAGCATTGACCTACAACACCCGCATCAAGATTTGTAATTAAATCTTTTGCATATGTTGTTTCCGTTGGTGTTAATCTAAAATACAAACCAGTGTCATCAACTTTAAGCTCCAATGACCCCGCCCCTGATGGCACAGTATTACGTGCCAATGGATAACTTTCATCATGGTTATACAAAGCAACGACATTATTCATGTCTGTATTATCCAAACAGTTTTTAGATAACATTTCCACAAAGCCACCCATATTTTCTGACCGAGTTCCAAACTTCAATGCATAACCTTCGATATATGGTAACTCACCGTTATCATTCTCCACCTTCCGGATTTCTATCTTGGTCTGAAGTGTTCTCCGTTCCTTGTCCATTCCCCTCACCTCCTTTCACTGTTAAGTCTTCACCAGCTTTAATTTTTGCCAGTTGTAATTTCTCCAAATTATCGGTAGTCGTATAATTTAGAGATATAAAATGCTTATCACCCATGCCATCATTCATAGGCTTTTGCTCTTCCATGGCTCGCACTTCATTTAGTGTGTATACACCAGTCTGAATCATCTTTGTGTAGTATTCAGCCCTAGACTTACTATCTCCTCGAAGTTCCGCATCAGCATTAAACTTTACATAATATTGTTGCCGTTCTATTTTGGTAAATAGTTTGTAATTTAGTTCTTGTTCCCATTGCATAAAAATAGGAAGCAGTGTTGACTTGATATATTCAAGCCCCATTGCTTCCGCATTTGCATAGGTTGCTCTATCTAGTTGTGCTAATTTATGAGGAGGTACCCGGTAAACTTTAGCCACTTCATTAATCCCAAATTTTTGCGTCTCAATAAATTGTGCTTGATCAAGCTGCATACCTATGGTCTGAAATTTTAAACCCATATCCAATACAACTGTTTTACCAGCATTATCTGGACTCGCATATCGGCTTGCAAAATCTTTCCTCAACTTATCCTTTGCTTCTTGATTTATTTTCGAATCTGTCTGCAATACACCGGATACTAATGTTCCATTCTTGTAGAAATTGCTGATAAATTCTTTCGTTGAATTCTGCCCTCGTAATTCATCAACCAATGTTCTCCATGGTGCTTTACCTACAATGCCATCTCTAGCCATTGTTTTAAAATGCAGTACATCAGATGGTTGTAATGTAATTGTTTCACCTTGTAATGTTTGTGTTTGATATGTTAATCGCCCAGTTTTTACATCTAAATATGGAACAGTAGATGATGGTTCTAATGGCCATATTGCTTTGGGAAATCCATCATTTCCCCAGTCTATAAATGCGAAGGCATTGCCATACAACCCCACATGCATTTGTAATGTTTGTTTCAATGTAAATGCACTCATTAAATGGTTAGGCCTTGTATATAACAATTCTGCTACAGGATGTTTCATCCCTTTTGTTCTATCTCCATCTCCATAATATGTATGGATTGGGAGTTTTGCTAAATCATCTGCCAAGATACTGACACAGGCAAATACATTTGAGTTTTTTATAACATCACTTACCCGCATAAATTTATTTGTTGATGTTCCTAAGAAATCTATAATTGAATCCGCATCAACATGATTAGGCTGCATATAGCCATCCCTTTTTTCAATAAATTTTCTTAGTATCAATTGTTATATCTCCTTTCCTATTCTCCATATGGTCTATCCCTCGTTCCTTTTCTTTCAACATGGTATGCCGTTCCAATGATATATCCAAGTACACAGGCGGCCAACGCAACACTATATATGCCTACTATCGTATGGATCATAAATCCTCCGATGCAAAAAAAGATGGCTCCTATTGTAAATAGCAGATCATCAATTATACTTCCTATTATTTTTATGTATTTCATTTCTACTCCTATAGACTAAACTCATCACTCATTATGTACATACTTAAATCATCATCAGCCGCTACTTTTGCCCTTGTGTAAGCATTTATTACGGCTGCTATTGGGTCAATTCGTTCAGTACTTTTGGCTTTATCTAACATAATATTTTCTTGAGCATCAACTTTAGTTACAGCATTACTAATTGCCCAATCTAATAAATCATTAGTTGGGTGCAATATATTGCCTTGATATGTTTCTGCTCTGAATGACTTTGTAGGTTCAGACAATGTAATAATACCTTGTCTGATTTCTACAATTCCCCATCCCTTATTTGATTCTAATTCTTGGGTATAGTGAGTAGCATTATATGGATCATAACAAACATCTTTAATATTTAATCCATATTTATTCAATGTTTCTTCAATCCACTTAGTCATAAATCGATAATCAACAATTTCACCTGGAGTAATTGTTAGCCATCCTCTTTCACTCCATAGTCTATATGGAATTTTATCTGTTCGTTCTTTTGTTTGTACTGTTTCCTCTGGTATAAAACCGTGTGCTAAAGTAATAAATTTCTTACTGTTATTAATATCTACCGGGATTACTATCCCAGCAGCTGTAAGGTCAATTGTTTTTGATACGTCAATACCTACATATGCATCATATCCATATAGTGATATTCCTAAATCGTTTTCAAAGTCCTCATTTAATCTTCCTCGTGCCTTCCATTTTGCCATATCAATATATGACTGCGCTGATTGTTTAACCCATATATTCATATTCTTAGTCATAAATGACACCATCTTTTCTGGGCTCTTTATCGCTGACATATAATTACTTCTGATATTCTTTAATCCTACCTCATATGTAGCTGCAATTGGATTGGCTTTTATCCAGCACTCTTCATCGTTTATATCATCGATTAGATTCCCTTCTTCATCTCGGTCTAATTCATTCACCATACAAAAATAATCCGGAATATCAAATTCGATATCCGGATTTAAGATTTGACTTACTAATGGATATTCAATTCTGTAGCAAGGCCCACCTAAATTATTACCGGCTGTTGTAATAATAAACAATAAAGGTTGGCGCCGTGCAATCATCCCTGTCTTAATAACTTCCAATATTTCATCTGTTGGATGCGCATGATATTCATCAATCAGTCCACATTGTGGATTTAAACCATCACCAGTTTTTCCATCATCTTTAGACAATGCACGCATTATTGAATTACTTTTAATATGTACAATCGTACTATATGCTTCTTTCCATTTGCCTTTAAACAAAGCACTTGATTTTTTAAGCATTGCCAATACTTCATTGTAAATGATTTTTGCCTGGAGCGTTTTAGTCGCACCAATATAAACTTCTGAATTATCTTCACCAAGTGCCATTAATTCATAATCACCAACTAGACCTAATGATTGAGATTTTGCATTTTTCCTTCCCACTTGCCAATATGCTTTTGTAAATCGTCTATACCCAGTATCTTTATGAATCCATCCATAAATATTACCAAATATAAAGCGCTGTATTGGTGTAAAAATAATGGGCGTATTTACTAGCACACCTTTAGTATGCTTATGTAAACTTGCCCATTTATAAAATCTCTCTGCTTTTGCATCATCAAAGATATAAGGGAATTCATCCGTTCCTTCACGACTTATATCCCTCAGAAATCTTTCACATGCCCATCTATGTTTCTGGCAACAATGCTTGGTGTCATTAATACAGTCTTTAGCATATTGTATTAACTCTTCCTTTATTGTCATATATCACCAAATCCATTCTGATCTAATTCTGTTTTTTCTTCCTCTGGTGGTTTCTTAGGTACATTTTTAATTTTAGCCAATGGATTCAAGAATAATCTATCTTCCATTTTAACCAATGCATCCATCTTCGCATTAATGGCCTTATCTAATGAAATTATTCCACCAAATGATAATATATATTCATATTTCTCTATCATCTTCTGAATACGTTTTGGATGTACATTTCCAGCGTCTAATTGATCTTTAATTATTTCATTCTCATCATCGTCAACTTTAGGCATCAACTGACATACCGTTGTCCTACGTTCTAGTAAATCCATATACTCACTATAGGCCATACAGTAGCGGCCGAGCATTCCAACATCTCCAGATGCTACAAAATCAAAATCTTTATATAGCCTTATTAATTCTTTCCATTTTGCATATGCAATTTTGTCATTTTTTATATGTTTTGGACATACTAATTTATCATTTCCAAAACGTATTTCTGTGTTTTTTCTATGTTCAATTTCGGCTTTTGTTAAATGTCGTTTGTTCCCATCAGCCATGATCAAATCTATAGGTTTTGCATTTCGGCCCACTACTTTTTCACCTCTTTTCATTGCCTATAAAATTTTCGTTTCTCAGAAATAGTTTATTTCACGAACTTTTTACGAAGAAAGGAGCCACACGGTCTGGGTTTTCAATGCCCAAACATTTTTAAATAGGGGGGTATTCTCACTATTTATCATTATCGTTTAGCTATATTACCAAAGCCGCCATTCTCTCTTGCTGTTTTCTTATCATGACAGCGTTTATTCATAGCTTGCCAATTGTTTCTATCCCAAAACAATCTCATATCTCCTCTATGAGGAATGATATGATCCACTACATTCGCTGCCAATGGATTGCCTGATGCCTTGCATTCAGCGCATTCACATGTTGGATGTTCCGCAAGAAATACTTTCCTAGCTTTATCCCATTTAGAGGTATATCCTCTAGCATGTGCAGATAGTCTTGTATTATCTTGCTTAACTTTATGCTTTTCACAATATCTATCTGTTGTTAATTCATGACATCCAGGATACCTGCATTCATGCCTTGCTCTTTTCATTTGCATCTCCACATAAAAAGCACCCACTAATTATTGTGGGTGCCTTTATTTCTTCTTCATTCCATATTTACTTACACTATCATTATATCTTTATCATTACGACACGTCCACGACACTTTTACGACAATTTACTTTTAATCCCGGTTAATCCCCACAGAAGAATGGACATCTCTTCCAATCCTCTTTTGATATAGCGTTGTACTGTTCGTTCATCTACATTAGGGTCTAATGAACTGCCAATGTCTTTCAATTGTTCGCCGTTAATATAATATCGTCTAACGCAATCACAATAATTCACTCTACGACATTTACAACGCTCATCATAGATATCAATCATGTTATCTATGTGCCGCATCATAAGTTCTGTTTGCTCCTTACTTCTTATGATTGACTTAACCATTACTTTACTGTCATCATCAAACATCTCCCCTAGTAGCTTGTCTAGCCATAAGTCTTTGGCTTGTGATGAGTCAGATATACTATTCTCTACATAAGTCTTTAACTTATTGTAGTGTTTGAATAGCTTCATTGTATTGTGTCTAAGAGTATCTATTGTTTCCTTTTCATTCCTACTTATTTCCTTTCTATATTCTTCTATTGCTGTTTTAGCTGCAATAGTCGTTATTTGTCTTATTAATTCCTGTTCAGTCAATGGCTACCTCCCGCATCAAGCACTTTGTACTATTTCCCTTGTACGATTTTCAACGCTGATTCTGTCCAATCATATATATGTTCATCTGCATATATAAAGTATTCATCCCCACCATCAATCTTTTTGTTTTTTCCTTCTACATATGTAAAGATGCTTGGTGTCCCCCCATGTACTAGTTACATAGGCATCATCATGGATTACTTCCCCATGATCATATATAGCTCCACATGTATTATCCCAATCTTCATTAATACCAGCATATACCATTATATTAGGTCCATATTCTACAATATGTTTTGCCACTTTATCCCAGTTAAGATTTCTTATCTTTCCCCCTCTTAATTGAGCAGCTATATTGTTATTAATGCATTTCATTGTATCCATCATTCTTCCAATCTACATGTAACCATTTAGCAATATATTTTTTGTTTGGCCAGAATAATACTCCTGCACTTGCAATTCCGACTATTAACCAATCATTGTTTGTAAATGTATAAAATATGCCTTTTATTACCACGCTAACTAATACGATAGAAAACATAATGTCAATATAATTACAAACATCTACAATATATTTTTTGAATTCATTATTTAGTTTCATCTGTTCACCCACTTCATACAACCAATCCTTAAATAGTTAATTACTTCACTTTCATTTAATGCCTTTACATCTTTGCGCTTCTTTGCCCTTTTAATATATCTGGCATCTTCTCTTTTATTATTAGATATATTGACCACTATTAATCCCGCATCACCTAATAGGCTTTCTATTTCATCCTTATGGTCTTCATACAGGTCTTGTGGTACTGCATAATACAAATAGCTTACATGTAAATGATCATGGTATCTTTTCTTCTTAAAATCTGCTCTAAAATCTTGAATGCTTACCTTAATTTCTATTTCAGTAACAACTCTTGCTTTAAGATTGAAGTAGATTAAATCTGCTTCATATTCCCCTTTCCCATCTCCATGCATTGTTATATTAGGAATAGTTATATTCTTTAAGAATAAATGCTTTCCTAACTTCTTTTGCATTTCCTCTTCCGTCATATCTTAATTTCCCTTTAATTATTTTAGCCGCTCTAGTTTCACTCTATGAAATTTTTCTATTCCCGCTGCAGCATAAGTAGTTAAATTATACCCATGTCGCCGCTCCCATTCTTGTATCACTGCATTTAATTTAATTTCTAATTCTTTCTTATGTTCATCTTTTACATTACTTAAATAATCATCCGCGAGTTCACCA of the Veillonella parvula genome contains:
- a CDS encoding phage tail tip lysozyme; translation: MGTTIADLEVRIGADSNQFKQELQKVETQVGKAFNVNPINEFSTSVDSVTGRVGSLVSKFTAIAGIMAGGFGLTSMIEGSVKAGEAVYQLSQRYQITTKEASEMNRILKITGSDADTAAKTIMRLDKALSGNSNEGKKAQETLKLFGVSLTDTNGKMLPMNQQLAELAKGYKAAADAGYGQEYVMNTLGVRGLALISVLQNYNEAAEVASKVKGIGLNPEEMHKASLQLKEMELQFGQLKLASGAAITPLVMELLPQLLPYLQESAVWINKNKNEIASTAKTLVQIVALYESIKIAKKAAAAVNAVVSTVKNSQSPMGLDTAELTRAQEAQINKALRDNERVYAQMRREAIKTANQQKLSAEETSAFLAQEFSKISIKATQSAEQIRAAMTLGFQSVRAEAAESSIAVNRSILSTGVAAEESANLHVAANVRKVESDMAVVASQGKVGVAATVAGTKAVEASATATAAATANIEKNAVLAASYEGVGVRATTAGAVAVSAAGRAMGAVTTLTRAVWALAGGWLGVAAAVGFALYSMGQANKAEAEFQHANEVTLMDKGKKYHLAKNRDGKVVFANDSAGYVEVPERLRNKYESYVSAQKKASADAALGEIKAEQAKMQAELATQMQNISNIGDSISKTSTTTTHKDTSSAAETVRFMINQGIDPRIAFGMAGGNMLESGGNTKNLNAKAVNPNGGAFGIQQWLLDRKEDLFNFAKQNHSDPYDIHTQQAFQVYEMLYGKEKDNYKKALAELGNSQDVGLAAKLVDKWITRSEGTEDIRSQKAANAQLLYKDMKGEGGLTGADILRRQKSIDDAKKDLKNLEGELKQSITGEIGTSYESEIQKIEEDVRKKSEAIKKIKDVSDTIDTSNAEKLLDQFKTVEVDKVNKKLQEQRDKLKLDTAKTNAEILGNYKNLAEQQFIVSKNELDREREERLKSVAKQKDDAEAKAQVEEWYTAKYKALVTERETAERESYDKAVKLAISRHDTNRLQQLTSSKDAKQYRDWEGDTAKLQTFYKLWEQGNMSMSAATAEAAESFASGLSSIFSNLATDITSVKDLTQNMGKLILSTVVNIIAKIAAARLAAALLGQSLGVGGKSVASGGNVQTLTMQGFVNSAIARMPHMPTYKFASGGVITAPVMSLMGEGKDSEAVLPLNQNTFASLGRNIANTIGGGPVMVNVNNYTNSKVTVTEETSTGDMKTQIVNIVIEEIASNRNGSQDILKQLIGGRR
- a CDS encoding phage tail tube protein yields the protein MALTQEQITALPVAPSDTKAVAGKDTLLYIASKQTPLTWLLVGGQKNSPLKEQADSLDGSDKSSGGWKKGIPGMKSWSIEYDGLYVLNDNAVDILRYSFREGKAVYVRVEYPDGSYKQGWANTTSFEDNNSSDAIQTLKVSLTGYGAISDLIAIGEVKITSPTAAFSKAAAADKTVAVTPTDITIRTVTDDTGTVLVFGKDYEFAEGTLTLKKEYLKNMTVGNHVLEAKFAAKTISITVNVTA
- a CDS encoding DUF3168 domain-containing protein encodes the protein MKIKTIPFNAVQKAFYKLLSEGQTAPVYDRIPAGDEEMPYIWLGEFHGVPVEDNKTHTVHRISQQIDIWSNQPGKKEVNEILNDVATLVRHYQLPLEGFKQVGDAHISLYQAIGERYEDKTSAYHGIMMIEYTIEEID
- a CDS encoding HK97 gp10 family phage protein, with product MAFVKADISNATYKAMRDIHNYNSETQERIKEVTRNKTHEVLTVAIQLAPYRTGKFKGTIREEIKTHSQGIYGRVFTNSPVAHLIEFGTKGHVVMPKKKKALAPGAAGWFMTNATIPAISAKPFMKPAMDKVRPTIEGAIKVAIKK
- a CDS encoding head-tail adaptor protein codes for the protein MLRIGSMKNRIEILRQTIEPDGQGGFKKEKPRRIATVWAAILKPRFWDGDSGKGPTTAITQGIQIRPLKAIDTDCIIRYRNTNYEILDIEYNTDSYILTCQAIKKR
- a CDS encoding head-tail connector protein; translation: MQKLLDDVKEYLRVDSNDENTVIENYIEAAKTYIENGTGKAFDEKNSQMLLVVKMLCGHWYDNRNVVGGGGELPFTITSLLLQIEHKKEG
- a CDS encoding phage major capsid protein — encoded protein: MNEKERELRQKMAAKNEEIRGLMNEGKLDDAEQATEELRRLKRELQIETTLGENSVDTVPPEARQHQNHDNDIDVNQIMARALRGNQLSKEENEVLVRASTLNEGTGKDGGFIVPKDVQTTINELKRTLNPLDELVRIEKVATMSGERTYEKLSTMTAFPNVAELANIANLETPEFNRIEYKVQKYAGILPISSELLADTDQNLLNYLYRWLAKKDTITRNTEIAKLINTLTKKPITGIDGLKDVLNVDLDPAIALTSILLTNQDGYNYLDKLKDTQGHYLLQPNPLNPTEKMLSGKVVKVVSNKVLPTDTSGSGKNAPVIIGDLTETITLFDREAITLLGTNIGGNAFVTDGYNIRGTLRFDTKIVDNEAAVFGQLKLA
- a CDS encoding HK97 family phage prohead protease, encoding MDKERRTLQTKIEIRKVENDNGELPYIEGYALKFGTRSENMGGFVEMLSKNCLDNTDMNNVVALYNHDESYPLARNTVPSGAGSLELKVDDTGLYFRLTPTETTYAKDLITNLDAGVVGQCSFAFSLAPSGSEWIWDEDDKVYIRTITAIKRLWDVSIVTTPAYPDTEADTAKRDLEEFKRTQQNELDEVRKRKLAIELELLEG